One Brassica napus cultivar Da-Ae chromosome C4, Da-Ae, whole genome shotgun sequence genomic region harbors:
- the LOC106384302 gene encoding glutathione S-transferase T3-like, translated as MDSNPFTHTGNFVDLLHSQQSISFANYEDISTLSSSQLPSLGTDDVGERRERRTWTPTDDILLISSWLNTSKDPVVSNEQKSGTFWERVAAYFSASPKVAGCEERSANNCKQRWHKINDLVCKFCDAYEAATREKSSGCNENDVLRRAHEIFHNNHKKKFTLEYAWKKLRNDQKWYEILSAKNDGSSKKRKCEDGADSSACQPSETKRPAGVKASKARGKKTMSEEN; from the coding sequence ATGGATTCCAATCCATTTACGCATACAGGAAACTTTGTTGATCTACTTCATAGTCAACAAAGTATTTCTTTTGCTAACTATGAAGATATCTCGACTCTCTCTTCATCTCAACTTCCTTCTCTTGGCACGGATGATGTTGGTGAGCGTCGGGAACGAAGGACGTGGACTCCTACTGATGATATTCTGCTGATCAGCTCGTGGCTCAACACGAGCAAAGATCCAGTTGTTTCCAACGAGCAAAAATCAGGCACCTTCTGGGAGAGAGTTGCAGCCTATTTTTCTGCAAGTCCGAAGGTAGCTGGCTGCGAGGAGAGATCGGCTAATAACTGTAAGCAGCGTTGGCACAAGATTAACGACTTGGTCTGCAAATTCTGTGACGCGTACGAAGCTGCAACTAGGGAGAAAAGTAGTGGTTGCAATGAGAATGATGTCCTCAGAAGAGCTCATGAGATTTTCCACAACAACCATAAGAAGAAATTCACTTTGGAGTATGCTTGGAAGAAATTGCGAAACGACCAGAAGTGGTATGAAATTTTAAGTGCTAAAAACGATGGAAGCTCTAAGAAAAGGAAGTGTGAAGACGGTGCAGACTCATCGGCCTGTCAACCATCTGAAACCAAGCGTCCCGCGGGTGTTAAAGCATCAAAGGCCCGTGGGAAGAAGACTATGAGTGAGGAGAATTAA